A region of Streptomyces sp. NBC_01788 DNA encodes the following proteins:
- a CDS encoding cation:proton antiporter, whose product MHSSAVFLIEFGAIILGLGLLGRFAGRFQFSPIPLYLLAGLAFGQGGLLPLDTSEEFVAIGAEIGVILLLLMLGLEYTASDLVSNLKTQYSAGLVDATLNALPGAAMALLLGWGPVAAVVLAGVTWISSSGVIAKVLGDLGRLGNRETPVILSILVLEDLSMAVYLPIITALLAGVGLAAGSVTLAIALGVAALVLLVAVRFGRHISRFVSNDDPEKLLLVVLGLTLLVAGLAQQLQVSAAVGAFLVGIALSGEVAEGAHNLLAPLRDLFAAVFFVFFGLHTDPQSIPPVLLPALALAVVTALTKIATGYWAAKRAGVSVRGRWRAGGTLVARGEFSIVIAGLAVTAGIEPDLGPLATAYVLILVIIGPLTARYTEPVARRLTGLLGKSAPAGGAPAEGWAPGAEPQEKVADQDTVGRS is encoded by the coding sequence GTGCACTCGTCCGCTGTCTTTCTGATCGAGTTCGGTGCGATCATCCTCGGCCTGGGCCTGCTGGGCCGGTTCGCCGGGCGCTTCCAGTTCTCGCCCATCCCCCTGTACCTGCTGGCCGGACTCGCCTTCGGCCAGGGCGGACTGCTCCCGCTGGACACCAGTGAGGAGTTCGTCGCCATCGGCGCCGAGATCGGCGTCATCCTGCTGCTGCTCATGCTGGGGCTCGAGTACACCGCCAGTGATCTGGTCTCCAACCTCAAGACCCAGTACTCGGCCGGGCTCGTCGACGCCACGCTCAACGCCCTGCCAGGCGCCGCCATGGCGCTGCTGCTGGGCTGGGGGCCGGTCGCGGCCGTCGTCCTGGCCGGGGTGACCTGGATCTCCTCGTCCGGTGTGATCGCCAAGGTCCTGGGCGATCTGGGCCGGCTGGGCAACCGGGAGACACCGGTGATCCTCAGCATCCTGGTCCTCGAGGACCTTTCCATGGCCGTGTACCTGCCGATCATCACCGCCCTGCTGGCCGGTGTTGGGCTGGCGGCGGGCAGCGTCACGCTGGCCATCGCCCTCGGTGTCGCCGCGCTGGTGCTGCTGGTGGCGGTGCGGTTCGGACGGCACATCTCGCGCTTCGTCTCCAACGACGACCCCGAGAAGCTGCTGCTGGTCGTACTGGGCCTGACCCTGCTGGTCGCGGGGCTCGCCCAGCAGTTGCAGGTCTCGGCCGCCGTGGGCGCGTTCCTGGTCGGCATCGCCCTGTCCGGCGAGGTGGCGGAGGGCGCGCACAACCTCCTGGCCCCGTTGCGCGACCTGTTCGCGGCGGTGTTCTTCGTGTTCTTCGGACTGCACACCGACCCGCAGTCCATTCCGCCGGTGCTGCTGCCCGCGCTCGCCCTGGCCGTCGTCACCGCGCTGACCAAGATCGCCACCGGCTACTGGGCCGCCAAGCGGGCCGGTGTCTCCGTCAGGGGCCGCTGGCGCGCGGGCGGCACGTTGGTCGCCCGGGGCGAGTTCTCCATCGTCATCGCCGGGCTCGCGGTCACGGCCGGGATCGAACCCGACCTGGGCCCGCTGGCCACGGCGTACGTGCTGATCCTCGTCATCATCGGCCCGCTCACCGCCCGCTACACAGAACCGGTGGCCCGGCGCCTGACGGGCCTGCTCGGCAAGTCCGCCCCGGCCGGCGGCGCACCGGCCGAGGGCTGGGCGCCTGGGGCCGAGCCGCAGGAGAAGGTGGCCGATCAGGACACGGTCGGCCGGTCGTGA
- a CDS encoding DUF3040 domain-containing protein, whose amino-acid sequence MPGTDDKLLGEIAARVYRDDPRFARALRAGRPCPPREYRRTRAWLLLTFALLVLGTGITLAHGLLIVTGMVLAGMAGELCDPRRGPRRQRVPPPRS is encoded by the coding sequence ATGCCCGGAACCGATGACAAGCTGCTCGGCGAGATCGCGGCTCGCGTGTACCGGGACGATCCCCGGTTCGCCCGCGCCCTCCGGGCCGGCCGTCCCTGCCCGCCACGCGAGTACCGGCGCACCCGGGCCTGGCTGCTGCTCACCTTCGCCCTGCTGGTGCTGGGCACCGGCATCACTCTGGCCCACGGACTGCTCATCGTCACCGGCATGGTCCTGGCCGGTATGGCCGGAGAACTGTGCGACCCCCGGCGCGGTCCGCGCAGACAGCGGGTTCCCCCGCCCCGTTCCTGA